From Streptomyces yatensis, one genomic window encodes:
- a CDS encoding DUF6716 putative glycosyltransferase — translation MLADSDTRWKWGALTAHRLVPDESGSASGRRLDGFLLRGRATPTARQLTEVGVRADAMREVTGVEFVRAVDRERYDVIVLSLVGGAVQAMLHGLRHAWQDDERRPVVVTGYVGVVYEKLADGLLLRHGADVVLANSRHDADRFRDVYTGVGADGNSVVECALPFLGGDRYDPKARLARKYPGGTVVFAVQPSVPDNRADRTYLLRRAVEHARRHPDREVVVKLRSKPGEHTTHIEELPYQKLIAKFGDDLPANFRLAYGNMGEVLDTADLLVTVSSTAALESLHRSIPTAVLTDLGVRETLGNHHFLGSGCLASWDQLDAGHLPEPNAEWLGRQGVAADGPYETWFDAARERVAELAAAPTLPPLAPFYTPTTAPGYLPGRLARYGFEPDGSPRPGASAEDEAQVSALRRVVRNTMREAARGAYRHGVQRVAPVIRRMGEL, via the coding sequence GTGCTCGCCGACTCCGACACCCGGTGGAAATGGGGCGCGCTCACCGCGCATCGCCTCGTACCGGACGAGTCGGGTTCTGCCTCGGGCCGTCGCCTCGACGGCTTCCTGCTGCGCGGCCGCGCCACGCCGACCGCCCGGCAGCTCACCGAGGTCGGGGTGCGCGCCGATGCGATGCGCGAGGTCACGGGCGTGGAATTCGTCCGGGCCGTGGACCGTGAGCGCTATGACGTGATCGTGCTCTCCCTGGTCGGCGGCGCCGTCCAGGCCATGCTGCACGGACTGCGCCACGCCTGGCAGGACGACGAGCGCCGCCCCGTGGTCGTCACCGGCTACGTCGGTGTCGTCTACGAGAAGCTGGCCGACGGTCTGCTGCTGCGCCACGGCGCCGATGTGGTGCTGGCCAACTCCCGCCATGACGCGGACCGTTTCCGCGACGTCTACACGGGCGTCGGCGCCGACGGGAACAGCGTCGTCGAATGCGCGCTGCCCTTCCTCGGCGGTGACCGCTACGACCCGAAGGCACGGCTGGCGCGGAAGTACCCCGGCGGCACGGTCGTCTTCGCCGTCCAGCCGTCCGTCCCGGACAACCGCGCCGACCGCACCTATCTGCTGCGCCGCGCGGTGGAGCACGCGCGCCGCCATCCGGACCGCGAGGTCGTGGTCAAGCTGCGCAGCAAGCCGGGCGAGCACACCACGCATATCGAAGAGCTTCCCTACCAGAAGCTGATCGCCAAGTTCGGCGACGATCTGCCCGCCAACTTCCGGCTCGCCTACGGGAACATGGGCGAGGTCCTGGACACCGCCGACCTGCTGGTCACGGTCAGCTCCACGGCCGCCCTGGAGTCGCTGCACCGCTCCATACCGACCGCCGTCCTCACCGACCTCGGGGTGCGGGAGACGCTCGGCAACCACCACTTCCTCGGCTCCGGCTGTCTCGCCTCCTGGGACCAGCTGGACGCCGGGCACCTGCCGGAGCCGAACGCCGAGTGGCTCGGCCGCCAGGGCGTCGCCGCCGACGGGCCGTACGAGACCTGGTTCGACGCCGCGCGGGAGCGGGTCGCCGAGCTGGCCGCCGCACCGACCCTCCCGCCGCTCGCCCCCTTCTACACCCCCACCACCGCGCCCGGTTATCTGCCCGGCCGGCTCGCCCGGTACGGCTTCGAGCCGGACGGCTCGCCCCGCCCCGGGGCCTCGGCCGAGGACGAGGCGCAGGTCTCGGCGCTGCGCCGGGTGGTGCGCAACACGATGCGCGAAGCGGCCCGCGGTGCCTACCGCCACGGCGTGCAGCGGGTGGCCCCGGTCATCCGGCGAATGGGGGAGCTGTGA
- a CDS encoding N-acetylneuraminate synthase family protein: protein MSSNSRLRTLGDKIAGPGHPVYVTGEIGINHNGDLENAFKLIDVAAEAGCDAVKFQKRTPEICTPRDQWDIERDTPWGRMTYIDYRHRVEFGEDEYTAISEHCKKRGIDWFASPWDTEAVAFLEKFDVPAHKVASASLTDDELLRALRATGRTVILSTGMSTPKQIRHAVEVLGSDNILLCHATSTYPAKAEELNLRVINTLQAEYPNVPIGYSGHETGLQTTLAAVALGAAFVERHITLDRAMWGSDQAASVEPQGLTRLVRDIRTIEESLGDGVKKVYESELGPMKKLRRVAGVVAESESADREPAAV, encoded by the coding sequence GTGAGCTCCAACTCTCGCCTCCGCACCCTCGGTGACAAGATCGCCGGACCCGGCCACCCGGTCTACGTCACCGGTGAGATCGGCATCAACCACAACGGCGACCTGGAGAACGCGTTCAAGCTGATCGACGTCGCCGCCGAGGCCGGCTGTGACGCGGTCAAGTTCCAGAAGCGAACCCCGGAGATCTGCACCCCCCGTGACCAGTGGGACATCGAGCGTGACACCCCCTGGGGCCGGATGACCTACATCGACTACCGCCACCGCGTGGAGTTCGGCGAGGACGAGTACACCGCCATCTCCGAGCACTGCAAGAAGCGCGGCATCGACTGGTTCGCCTCCCCGTGGGACACCGAGGCCGTCGCCTTCCTGGAGAAGTTCGACGTCCCGGCCCACAAGGTGGCCTCGGCCTCGCTGACCGACGACGAGCTGCTGCGCGCCCTGCGGGCGACCGGCCGCACCGTCATCCTGTCGACGGGCATGTCCACCCCCAAGCAGATCCGCCACGCGGTGGAGGTGCTGGGCAGCGACAACATCCTGCTGTGCCACGCCACCTCCACGTACCCGGCCAAGGCCGAGGAGCTCAACCTGCGCGTGATCAACACGCTGCAGGCCGAGTACCCCAACGTGCCGATCGGCTACTCCGGCCACGAGACCGGTCTGCAGACCACGCTGGCCGCCGTCGCGCTGGGTGCCGCGTTCGTCGAGCGCCACATCACCCTCGACCGCGCCATGTGGGGCTCGGACCAGGCCGCCTCCGTCGAGCCGCAGGGCCTGACGCGGCTGGTGCGCGACATCCGCACCATCGAGGAGTCCCTCGGTGACGGCGTCAAGAAGGTCTACGAGAGCGAGCTCGGCCCGATGAAGAAGCTCCGCCGTGTCGCGGGCGTCGTCGCCGAGTCCGAGTCCGCCGACCGCGAGCCCGCCGCGGTCTGA
- a CDS encoding acylneuraminate cytidylyltransferase, with translation MTAPSPCVLAVIPARGGSKGVPAKNLAAVGGVPLVVRAVMECRASRLVTDVVVSTDDAGIAAAARGAGAVVIQRPTDIAGDTATSEAAVIHAMDTYEASHDTTVDVVLLVQCTSPFIIREDIDGVAAAVAEKGADTALTVAPFHGFVWREGEDPAADGGDGVNHDKSYRPRRQDRPQDFLETGAAYAMDARGFREAGHRFFGRTDLVRTDPARVLEIDDPHDLARARALAPLLDAERPGALAHLPTRDDIDAVVLDFDGTQTDDRVLVDSEGRELVAVHRGDGLGIAALRRAELALLILSTEKNPVVAARARKLQVPVLHGIDRKDLALKQWCEEQGIAPERVLYVGNDVNDLPCFGLVGWPVAVAGAHDVVRGAARAVTSTPGGDGAIREIASWILGKELS, from the coding sequence ATGACCGCCCCGAGCCCGTGCGTGCTCGCCGTGATCCCCGCCCGCGGCGGGTCGAAGGGCGTCCCCGCGAAGAACCTCGCCGCCGTGGGAGGCGTGCCGCTGGTCGTTCGCGCCGTCATGGAGTGCCGGGCCAGCCGGCTGGTGACCGACGTGGTCGTCTCCACCGACGACGCCGGGATCGCCGCCGCCGCCCGCGGTGCGGGCGCCGTGGTCATCCAGCGGCCCACCGACATCGCCGGTGACACCGCCACCAGCGAGGCCGCGGTGATCCACGCCATGGACACGTACGAGGCGTCGCACGACACCACCGTGGACGTGGTCCTGCTGGTGCAGTGCACCAGCCCGTTCATCATCCGCGAGGACATCGACGGAGTGGCCGCGGCGGTCGCCGAGAAGGGCGCCGACACCGCCCTGACCGTGGCCCCCTTCCACGGCTTCGTCTGGCGCGAGGGCGAGGACCCCGCGGCGGACGGCGGCGACGGCGTCAACCACGACAAGTCCTACCGCCCGCGCCGCCAGGACCGCCCCCAGGACTTCCTGGAGACCGGCGCCGCCTACGCGATGGACGCCCGCGGCTTCCGCGAGGCCGGGCACCGCTTCTTCGGCCGCACCGACCTGGTGCGCACCGACCCCGCCCGGGTGCTGGAGATCGACGATCCGCACGATCTGGCCCGCGCCCGCGCGCTCGCCCCACTGCTCGACGCCGAGCGGCCGGGCGCCCTCGCTCACCTGCCGACACGTGACGACATCGACGCGGTGGTACTCGACTTCGACGGCACCCAGACCGACGACAGGGTGCTGGTCGACTCCGAAGGACGCGAACTCGTGGCCGTGCACCGCGGCGACGGGCTCGGGATCGCCGCCCTGCGCCGCGCGGAGCTGGCGCTGTTGATCCTGTCCACGGAAAAGAACCCGGTCGTCGCCGCACGGGCCCGCAAACTCCAGGTCCCCGTGCTCCACGGCATCGACCGAAAAGATCTCGCACTGAAGCAATGGTGCGAGGAGCAGGGCATCGCGCCGGAGCGCGTGCTCTACGTCGGCAACGACGTCAACGACCTCCCGTGCTTCGGCCTCGTCGGCTGGCCCGTGGCGGTCGCAGGTGCGCACGACGTCGTGCGCGGCGCTGCACGTGCGGTCACCTCCACCCCCGGAGGAGACGGCGCGATCCGCGAGATCGCCTCGTGGATTCTCGGAAAGGAACTGTCTTAA
- a CDS encoding amidohydrolase → MSLDATDATPADAPALPGTLPDELRAELIAFRRDVHMHPELGNCEFRTTAAIKARLEQAGLEPRVLPSGTGLICDIGPRDGVAPLLALRADIDGLPIPDTKTVDYRSTIADRAHACGHDVHTTVVLGAGLVLAELAREGRLARPVRLLFQPAEEVLPGGAADAIEAGVLDGVGRILALHCDPKVEVGRIGLRVGPITSACDRLEISLNGPGGHTARPHLTTDLVTATAKVITEVPALLARRVDARSGLAVTWGRVESGHACNVIPQHAELSATVRCLDLPAWREAPDLVHAAVDEIATLHRAKSEINYIRGVPPVVNEASSAELLRDAMIARRGAHAVEDTEQSLGGEDFSWYLERVPGAMARLGVRTVGDTTRRDLHAGDFDVDEGAIAVGVELFTAAVLLDRNA, encoded by the coding sequence ATGTCCCTCGATGCGACCGATGCCACACCCGCCGATGCGCCGGCCCTGCCCGGCACGCTCCCCGACGAGCTGCGTGCCGAACTCATCGCCTTCCGGCGCGATGTACACATGCACCCCGAGCTCGGCAACTGCGAGTTCCGCACCACCGCCGCGATCAAGGCGCGGCTGGAGCAGGCGGGACTCGAGCCGCGGGTGCTCCCCTCCGGCACCGGCCTCATCTGTGACATCGGCCCGCGCGATGGCGTAGCGCCCCTGCTGGCGCTGCGCGCGGACATCGACGGACTGCCCATTCCCGACACCAAGACGGTCGACTACCGCTCGACCATCGCCGACCGCGCCCACGCCTGCGGCCACGATGTGCACACCACCGTGGTGCTCGGCGCCGGTCTGGTCCTGGCCGAGCTGGCCCGCGAGGGACGGCTGGCGCGTCCGGTGCGGCTGCTGTTCCAGCCCGCCGAGGAGGTGCTGCCCGGCGGCGCGGCCGACGCGATCGAGGCGGGCGTGCTGGACGGCGTCGGCCGGATCCTGGCACTGCACTGCGACCCGAAGGTCGAGGTCGGCCGGATCGGGCTGCGCGTCGGGCCGATCACCTCGGCCTGCGACCGGCTGGAGATCTCGCTGAACGGTCCGGGCGGCCACACCGCGCGCCCCCATCTGACCACCGACCTGGTGACCGCCACCGCCAAGGTGATCACCGAGGTGCCCGCGCTGCTGGCCCGCCGGGTCGACGCCCGCTCGGGCCTGGCCGTCACCTGGGGCCGGGTGGAGTCGGGCCACGCCTGCAATGTGATCCCGCAGCACGCCGAGCTGTCCGCCACGGTCCGCTGCCTGGACCTGCCCGCCTGGCGCGAGGCCCCCGACCTGGTGCATGCCGCGGTGGACGAGATCGCCACCCTCCACCGCGCCAAGTCGGAGATCAACTACATCCGCGGGGTCCCGCCGGTGGTCAACGAGGCGAGCTCCGCCGAGCTGCTCCGGGACGCCATGATCGCCCGCCGCGGCGCGCACGCGGTCGAGGACACCGAACAGTCCCTGGGCGGCGAGGACTTCTCCTGGTACCTGGAGCGGGTGCCCGGCGCGATGGCCCGGCTGGGCGTCCGCACGGTCGGCGACACCACCCGCCGCGACCTCCACGCGGGCGACTTCGACGTGGACGAGGGCGCCATCGCGGTGGGCGTGGAGCTGTTCACTGCCGCGGTCCTGCTCGACCGGAACGCGTAG